CACAAGAAGCTTCAAGATACAAGAAAGATCAAAATGAAGAACCTATTTAGGTAAGAAAGAAAGTTCGAGCAACTTTGTTATCTCCTTCAGAATTGTCAATTGTAAAAGTTAGGGGCTGTAGATGctgaaaattttcaaattttaactaTTGACAATGGGCAAGAAAATGACTGGCGAAAGCCATTGGTCGACTATCTCCAAGCCCCTATGGGTTTGATAGATTGTAAGATCAAATATCATGCCCTCAGTTATGTATTGAtagaaaacaaattatttaagaaaactgCTAAAGGAGTATTGCGTAAGTGCCTTGGGGAAAGTGAGGCATATGTAGCAATGTCAAGTGTGCATactggagcatgtggtgcacatcaacctagacacaaaatgaaatggcttttgtcaCGTTCAGGCGTCTATTGGACTTCAATATTGAAAGATTGCAttgaatttgctaaaggtatccAAGAATGCCAAATGCATGGGGGCATACAACATGTTCCTACGAGTGAATTAGATGCAATTGTAAAACCTTGGCCATTCAAAGGATGGGCGATGGATGTGATTGGAGAAATAAAACCagcttcatcaaaacaaaaaaggTACATTCTAGCCGGTATCGATTATTTTACAAAATGGGTCAAGGTTGTAGCCTTAACAAATGTCGACCAAGAAGTTGTTATAGACTTTATACAGAATCACATCATGTGTCGGTTTGGGATTCCAAAAATAATTGCTACCGAAGTTGGGGTTAAGTTGTTAACTTCTACTCTTTACTATGCTCAGGAAAATGGCCAAGTTGAAGCTGCCAATAAAGTAATAATTAGCCTAataaagaagcatgtaggaaagaagccaagaaattggcataAAACATTGGATCAAGCCTTATGGGCATGTAGGACTTCCCCAAAGGAAGCAACATGAACTACTCTATTTCGACTTGCATATGGGCATGGTGCAGTGTTACTAGTGGAGATAGATGTTCAATCACTGAGAATCCAAAGACAACATGAAATACCATCTGAAGATTACTGGAATATGATGGCAGACGAGCTCGTCGACTTAGATGAAAAAAGGATGTTGGCCCTTGATTCGATAAGGAGACAGAAAGAAAGAGTTGccagagcttataataaaaaggtAAAAGATAAAGTATTTGTTGTagatgatttagtttggaaagtgaTATTACCTATGTACAGAAATGAAAGAGTCTTAGGAAAATGGTCCCCAAATTGGGAAGGACCTTTTAAGGTGATACAAGTTTTTTCCAATAATGCCTATGAACTTGAAGAATTAGTCCCAGATCGATGGATTTTAAGGGTAAATGGTAAGTACTTGAAGAAGTATAAGCCTATTCTTCAAGAAGTCAAAATTTCGACAGAATAAATATTTGTCGAACAAATAAGCTGGAGAAAGTTATGTTGAAACCAGCAAATTAAGCATGCATAAAATGTGTGCAACAGGAAGATATATGAGGCAGAGAAAGAAAAAGTATTACATTAAAAAGTGGCTAAAAGccatttttcaaaaattacatagAAAAATCACTATATAACTTCTGAAATGATTaaaaatgtttgaattttttttggaaagaCCGCAGATCCCCTTGGAGGCATACAACATGAATTTCAAAGTTTTCTGCTTTAGCCTTAAGAACTGCAATCTCTGATTCGACAGAAGAGATTACATTGCTCACAGCCACAACATCCAAGGCCATCTTATTGACCAGCGCTTCAGAAAGGTTGATAATTTTAGTAATATCTTCCTCTTGCGCGGTAAGGGTTTCCAATTCCTCGTTTAGAACCGCCATTTGGGTGCGTATTTTAGCAACCCTTTTCTGTTTAGGGCTCAGTTCTTTCTGTTTCTCTTCAATCATTGCCATTATCCTAGTGATTTCTTTGTTGGCCTTTACCACCACGTCCAAATTATCCTTCACAAAGGCCTGCTTCAACTCGACCAATTGCTCATTCTCCCTTATACTTTCAATATTTTCGAGCATAGGGACGAAGAATTTTTCAAAAGCTGTCATcattgttgtaccccaatttttgaccactgagatcccataatatttccaaatattaggattatcattatcatcattaccatcattatcatcattatcatcatgcatatatcatttgttaacccaaaaatataaaaaaattgttggttgttgcttgtgtcctaagacaggagactgaCCAAGAGGAGGCTCAGCAAATTAGGGTTATGAGGCCCACAAGAAATTCCAACATTCTCCTATGTTCAAATGGTTCTCCCATAAATATCTAAGTCCAAGGATAGCCCagttcaagatcaacaactctcaagatcatctgaggccccaaattagggttttgacctaattccactagatggttgacttttaattaggatatggctccaagactcaaaacatgattcaagggcatccaaatcaacattataatccaatTACAACATTAATTTGATGAGAAAACCTTGATTCATATGGAAtccacaaaactgcagttcatttgaaaaagtcaactgtgtgggttaacctttgacttttgagaaaaatggtcaaccatgaacttttaaggattcaaatcatcatcatatgactattgaagacatttgaccaagagaaatcaagaaaattcatcaagaataaaaaagtcaataaaagtCAAAATTATGGTTTAAAgtgattttaacctaattttgggtacttcaaattttgcctacacACTAAAAAATCTcctaacatgaaagttgtagatcttaatcaaataaacaaattttcCTCTTCTCATGGTTTCATCAAAAATGAATATTAAACACTCTTTAGGGATATGATTCAAGTGCTTAAGCCATTAACCATTGaatcattccatttcaagcataaagttcacacttccattttgaaaaagaGGCTTTAATCCAACCACTCTTGCATTGAGCCTCTAAACATTTTTCTTCTGAAGCAAAAGCACTTCAAACCTCACAAGAAACCTCTCCATACTCAGAATAAAGTCATGGAAGCATGCTTGAAGTTGTACCTTGCTCTTGGAACTCTAATTTTCACATAACTTCACAAAGAAGCAAGATGGTACATCCTTCACATGGGAGCTCAATTATCTGAGTTTTTTTCTctccacaaaccctaaattgtgcctataaatagagggcatcACTCCCTTGATGAAACACACAAGAAATCCCAAAGTCACCATATGATCCAAAATCCCATTTTTTTGTGTCTTTGCATTTTGAGAGCCATTTTTAGTTACAGAAGTTCTGGGTGCAAACCAAGCATACCAATAGATTCTAAACATCATTTGTAAGCTATCCATCACCTCCATACACTTCATAAACTTCCCAAACTCAGAATCACCATTATACCACCATTAAAGGTCACCTTAAAGCCATAAACTGAGATTTTTCATTTGGCTCAAGCATTCCTTGATCTTTTGCTTCAGATACAttctatatcacatatagaaaCTATCCAATCCATTATATAACAACTGTAACACTTGGAACCTTGAGTTCCATCCATAAACTTTTTGTGTTGTAGGTACCATCGGGTTTGGAGTTGCAGAGAGTTCCAAGGCATTTTAAGCAATCCAACACAATCCTCGGAGGTCATTGAAGTTTTCCAGATCATCACAACAACTCTGTAACACCTCCATTATAGGTTTCGATCTCCAACTTTAAGAGGTAAAACTAAGACTTTGAACTCTTGGTTAGGAgcatcatttttaataaaatttgttaCCAAACTATTCAGCAAAATGTAGTGAATGAtaaccctaaggttttagggtTTAATTTTGTGTGTCCAGGATTTAatttgaaaaatcatttttagggttcatacgtATTTTCCAGAAATCTGAATGTTTGAGTATGAATTAATTGTTGATAATTGTATAGTTGAATTCGTGCTTAAAAATGGATCAAAATGcacttttattttgttgaatttgattAAGACTCGTACAAGTTTGAAATCCAACCATGgtagttttgttgttgttgtctgaACGAAGAAGATGATGGCTATGATGCCATCTCTTCATTTaaaaacttgttttaaaatataatataatggaAGCGTATCACTAACGACTACATTGTTATAACCCAGCTGGTTGTCTGTGTTTATGTGAAGCGCGTGTCTCAGgtatggggttcgaatcccccttgcCCCAGACCTTTTTGCTTTTATTCTTATGTGTTTTCACCACTTGTTTTGCTTGATATTGAAATGGGCTCAACATtttatcaccaagcgcgcgttggcccagtggtgttagtTTTGTGGATTGTATTAAAGGGTGTGGGTTCCAACCCCATTAACCACAAAACTCTTTTTTTATCACATGTTTATTTCACTTTTTTActtaaactttgaaaaatcataaaaaatagaaaaatcaatatttttgacttgttcttttttgtGTAGTTTATTTAACTTGTGTATTTTCATATAAtgtttaaaaaaccaaaaaatatttaatattttatcatttaaaaattaaatcaaaacatgtcttttatgtattaaaaaatcaaccaaacatcattttattttgaatatttcttcaaaatTAACTCTgtatctttttgtgaatatttgtttagggttagcaTATTATGTCTTTGAGTTCTCTATCTTTAAGAATTTGGTGTTTAATCATTAAAAGTAATTAGGTGTAGGTGTTAATTTCCAAACCCTAAatttaaaccctaatttcaaaaacCCTGGGTTTAAAACCGTAATCcaaaaagaaacatgttgatctttgcttatccatgaacttgttactttgtacatatacttgttgaatTCAATCCTTGTGTTTTATACTTATTTGTTTATCTTAACCGTCATCCTTTGTACacacttgttgatttttatcattgtgttttgtacttattatccattgtattatcatttgtatatactttgtttatctaactcacatgcatgagtttcatattcatcatccatcattcatttATATATGAATCCATCCAAAGGTATAAACATCCTTGCTCACAATCATTGATGATTAGTATACTTACTTGTTTGTCCTTTGTGACGCATGTTATCACACAcgcacttgaggtatccattgattgattgcttaagttgtttgttgaaaatcTAAAGGAATGAGAatagtattgactaaaattgtcaaggtactcaaactcttttccaagtctcttttattttgtgttaaagtattcttaaagcttttcacttgttttatggttttgcaatgttaaagcttaaccaaacccttgTGTTTTTTAAAATCTTGgtactaagagaagaattattcccgatgaaactactcttagtccattgaccttgtattgttaaagcttgttcccttttatttggttttgtattgttaaagctcaaccaccctctttgttttaaaaccttggtactaagagaagaattattcccagtgaaactactcttagtccattgaccctgtatttttaaagcttggtcccttttcttaaaaatttgttaagtattgttaatgCTTAAACCTTTTAAAAAAcctgttgagtattgttaaagctcacacccaaaaagattttggccactttggcccttttattttccttttaagaggaactacaaaagcccTGACTTCCCTTCTctttaaaaggggtatgtaggcataagattcgatgtcttatcgagctcactttcaaaaacttcttttcccatccccacactctttttaaacaagttcacatatgcttttcaaaagacgtacacaaaaacaataacattttcaaagaggttcccatggagtaccatggatattaggggtgcttaaaaccttccccttgtataacaaaccccctcaaatctctgataagtttattagttttaattttaaaaacttttgtgggttttattcactctttctcccattccttttggaaatgctaaagtgcggtggcgactctgtttaaaacaaatgagctaagtctttcccatggctttagtctcaccaatttcatcgCTACAGAAAAGTGGCAACTTTGCTGGGGATACTGATCAAATTATTGGTGTATCTTTGGAAGGATTGACCCTacctttgtttttgttattgcttttgtttaacatacattttgtcttttattttcctATGTGAATATTTGTTACTTTTATTGGGTTGTAATGGggaagggcttgattcccccttgtggtgagataaatcctaacccggattggAGTGAAACTTATGATAGGAGAtggtatagtcattttgatcTCGCGGGAGTAGTCCCAAAGAAGTCAATTGGAGATCCATCGCTCAGTGGAGGCCTCTTTGGATGTAACTTTGTTGACCATGTAGTTGGGAATACATCGTTGCATTCAACTAGGTTGTAGAAGCTGGGGACCTAGAAACACCTTAACCAATCTTGGCCATTAGGACGTAGTGTGGAAACTGTGTTTGGATTCAATTCTAGAATGGTTGTTACACGATACTACACTCGGATGAGGTTCTCTTGGGATACTATTCAAATGAGCATGTATGTTGCAGAGTTTATAATCCCCAAGTTGAGCTGCTTGAGTCTGGGAACTTTTAGAATCTTGATCTACAGGTACAAAATAACCATTGTACACACCTTTGGGACGGGTAAACCTTtaactccatgctcgtgacgttgaaccctTAAACCCCATGTTTTTGCTATGTTTACATTCATTCATCCATgcattttaaaactaaaatatctttcaaggaattaaaagaaacctttttgttttgtaaacattataggaatggaacttgaaagaagaaaaatcaagaaatatactttcaagagtttagaggtgaaagaattgagaaagcTAGGGTCTTTGATTGTTGATCAAGACAAGTTCTTTAGCAAGTATGGAAGACTATTGTATCTCCTCAAGACTAAGATGGAAGAGGGGATCCTTTCTACATTGATCCAATTCTGTGATGCTTTgtatcattgcttcacctttcctgattatcaattGTTACCAACTTTAGAAGAATACTCAAGCATCATTGGGTTGCCTATTACTGGAAGGATTCCC
The Vicia villosa cultivar HV-30 ecotype Madison, WI linkage group LG6, Vvil1.0, whole genome shotgun sequence genome window above contains:
- the LOC131613591 gene encoding uncharacterized protein LOC131613591, which encodes MKWLLSRSGVYWTSILKDCIEFAKGIQECQMHGGIQHVPTSELDAIVKPWPFKGWAMDVIGEIKPASSKQKRYILAGIDYFTKWVKVVALTNVDQEVVIDFIQNHIMCRFGIPKIIATEVGVKLLTSTLYYAQENGQVEAANKVIISLIKKHVGKKPRNWHKTLDQALWALLLVEIDVQSLRIQRQHEIPSEDYWNMMADELVDLDEKRMLALDSIRRQKERVARAYNKKVKDKVFVVDDLVWKVILPMYRNERVLGKWSPNWEGPFKVIQVFSNNAYELEELVPDRWILRVNGKYLKKYKPILQEVKISTE